Proteins encoded in a region of the Vicia villosa cultivar HV-30 ecotype Madison, WI linkage group LG5, Vvil1.0, whole genome shotgun sequence genome:
- the LOC131607696 gene encoding agamous-like MADS-box protein AGL29, whose product MEPKKKTRGKQKLQMKKIENLDDRFITFTKRKNGIHNKASELSTLCGAKVDILMISPSGNPFCYGEPSSKSFARTILKEETPSIEDLMKRQMVEQLNIKNDQLVDEIHVAKAQRETLRASNSSGWWGVKEKGGCDSKKVERIKNITHQMINEVISKGGEIDSHANYFLDKWNGFDSNPTCQSWSNNNGYGVKASDGTNLYDPKDKGKSVVFGGASGSGSRS is encoded by the exons ATGGAgccaaagaagaaaacaagaggAAAACAAAAGCTACAAATGAAGAAGATTGAGAATCTAGACGATCGTTTCATCACATTTACCAAAAGAAAAAATGGTATCCACAACAAGGCCTCAGAATTATCAACACTTTGTGGGGCTAAAGTTGATATTCTTATGATTTCTCCAAGTGGGAATCCATTCTGTTATGGAGAgccttcttcaaaatcttttgcaAGAACAATCTTGAAGGAAGAAACTCCTTCAATTGAAGATCTAATGAAGAGACAAATGGTTGAACAacttaatataaaaaatgatCAATTGGTTGATGAAATCCATGTCGCAAAAGCTCAAAGGGAAACATTGAGAGCATCAAATAGTTCTGGTTGGTGGGGGGTGAAAGAGAAAGGTGGGTGTGATAGTAAAAAAGTTGAACGTATAAAGAATATCACACATCAAATGATAAATGAAGTTATAAGCAAGGGAGGAGAGATTGATTCTCATG CaaattattttttagataaaTGGAATGGATTCGATTCAAACCCTACTTGTCAATCTTGGAGCAATAATAATGGTTATGGAGTTAAAGCAA gTGATGGAACCAACCTTTATGATCCAAAAGACAAAGGTAAATCTGTTGTTTTTGGTGGAGCAAGCGGGAGTGGAAGTCGGAGTTAG
- the LOC131607697 gene encoding agamous-like MADS-box protein AGL29 has translation MGRKKIEIKLVKNIEARYVTFSKRRKGLFKKASELSILCGARVGLLGFSPSGKPFAFGSPSFQVVIDEYLHEGGVETFENGEIGNLNEELKDLKKEIKVEDKKIEEVDKGIIPTDLSLEELQKVKTSLKELQGEIEAASSLLLLAKKPVFIIQG, from the coding sequence ATGGGTCGtaaaaaaatagagataaaattggtGAAGAACATAGAAGCTAGGTATGTCACATTTTCTAAAAGAAGGAAAGGTCTCTTTAAGAAAGCAAGTGAGTTATCAATTCTTTGTGGGGCTAGAGTTGGATTGCTTGGATTCAGTCCTAGTGGTAAGCCATTTGCTTTTGGTTCTCCATCTTTTCAAGTTGTGATTGATGAGTACCTTCATGAAGGAGGTGTTGAGACTTTTGAAAATGGAGAGATTGGCAATCTCAATGAAGAACTTAAAGATTTGAAAAAAGAGATAAAGGTGGAGGACAAAAAGATTGAAGAAGTTGACAAAGGTATCATCCCTACCGATCTTAGTTTGGAGGAACTTCAAAAAGTGAAGACTTCATTGAAAGAGCTCCAAGGTGAAATTGAGGCAGCTTCATCTTTACTTCTCCTTGCAAAAAAACCTGTGTTTATTATTCAAGGTTGA